The following coding sequences are from one Methanosarcina sp. WWM596 window:
- a CDS encoding flavodoxin family protein has translation MKILGISGSPRPESRSGSIKVVQKVLENTGCEYELISLHGKNIGGCIGCMACVDDNICKVNDDMKTLRDKIVEADAYVLSGVNYFDTLNAVMHCFMERWYQFRHREADILWGKLAVTVSLGGFNPAPPTEVLNHICFANMIKVVDNVQGIGAAGCHYCGYGETCKVGIPYLLQGPDVVPINEDTIPDVTKDEELMLAAEQAGKKLGDMLRSPDYSREKTVQELMKMMEAMKAEMLRY, from the coding sequence ATGAAAATACTCGGAATATCAGGAAGCCCAAGGCCAGAATCACGTTCAGGCTCTATTAAAGTTGTACAGAAGGTCCTGGAAAATACAGGATGCGAATATGAACTTATTTCACTGCACGGTAAAAACATAGGTGGCTGCATAGGGTGTATGGCATGTGTTGATGACAATATATGCAAAGTGAATGATGACATGAAAACCCTGCGTGATAAGATCGTTGAAGCAGATGCCTATGTTCTGAGTGGTGTCAACTATTTTGACACATTGAATGCAGTGATGCATTGTTTCATGGAAAGATGGTATCAGTTCAGGCACCGTGAAGCTGATATCCTCTGGGGAAAACTTGCAGTTACTGTAAGTCTTGGAGGTTTTAATCCTGCACCACCTACTGAAGTTCTAAATCATATCTGTTTCGCTAACATGATTAAAGTCGTAGACAATGTGCAGGGAATAGGTGCTGCTGGCTGCCACTATTGCGGATACGGTGAAACCTGCAAGGTTGGTATACCCTACCTTCTACAAGGACCTGATGTTGTCCCTATCAATGAAGATACGATCCCCGATGTTACAAAAGATGAAGAATTAATGCTTGCGGCCGAGCAGGCAGGGAAGAAACTTGGCGATATGCTGCGTTCACCTGATTACAGCCGTGAGAAAACCGTACAGGAACTAATGAAAATGATGGAAGCCATGAAAGCAGAAATGCTGAGGTACTAA
- a CDS encoding CRISPR-associated endonuclease Cas1 codes for MFRTFFNLAYGYFFQLLPKQTENFQQKRRQGQKGATPKVAIPYFRGYCFQHALLEAECLRAINTAGLDAHVGFLHEMNPSKNSLAYDLQESFRFLVDMAVISFIESKKMDNKDFIRTESYSLRLKPSGAKKVTEEFITG; via the coding sequence ATGTTCAGGACATTTTTTAACCTGGCTTACGGGTACTTTTTCCAACTCCTCCCCAAACAAACAGAGAATTTTCAACAAAAGAGAAGACAGGGACAAAAAGGAGCAACACCTAAAGTTGCTATCCCCTATTTTCGCGGGTACTGTTTTCAACATGCTCTGCTTGAAGCTGAATGTCTAAGAGCCATTAATACGGCAGGTCTTGATGCTCATGTAGGATTTTTACATGAGATGAATCCAAGCAAGAACAGTTTAGCGTATGACTTACAAGAGTCTTTTAGATTCCTTGTTGATATGGCTGTAATCAGTTTTATTGAATCAAAGAAAATGGATAATAAGGACTTTATCAGGACTGAGAGCTATTCACTCAGGTTGAAGCCTTCGGGAGCTAAGAAGGTAACTGAGGAGTTCATAACTGGATGA
- a CDS encoding GyrI-like domain-containing protein: MKNIEERTVVYVSFVGNYVGKTEVFAELFGKLFNWAGPKKLIGPDTLFLSTYYDDPGVTPPEELKLDVCMTIEDNVEVEGEVKKKKLPGGKYVLMRAELTGAEEYGPAWEKVVEWLIQNKLEMDMSRPGYEIYLNSPDEHPEKHHIIDICMPVK, encoded by the coding sequence ATGAAAAATATAGAAGAAAGAACCGTAGTATATGTTTCATTTGTCGGCAACTACGTGGGAAAAACCGAAGTCTTCGCAGAGTTGTTTGGAAAACTGTTCAACTGGGCGGGTCCGAAAAAATTGATTGGACCGGATACTCTTTTTCTTTCCACTTATTATGATGATCCGGGTGTTACACCTCCGGAAGAACTTAAGCTGGATGTGTGCATGACAATTGAAGATAACGTTGAAGTTGAAGGAGAGGTAAAAAAGAAAAAACTGCCCGGAGGAAAGTATGTGCTGATGCGTGCTGAACTGACGGGAGCCGAAGAATATGGTCCTGCATGGGAAAAGGTCGTTGAGTGGTTGATACAAAATAAACTTGAAATGGATATGTCCCGACCGGGTTATGAGATATATTTGAATTCTCCGGACGAACATCCGGAAAAGCATCATATTATTGATATTTGTATGCCGGTAAAGTGA
- a CDS encoding DUF2115 family protein, translating into MNSCELLFLLQKEASNLSSGYLARVNKKETGDIQAPRGSLQYNIEYLARYNRKKFSELKERDCSEISEEIDIGKLEDFTFRINKYMDEYAPNQSDLKEYTRIISTYLTFIVKEPLHPPGMYINENQTIFENDGVYYCPAKSKHILEEMSLCKYCVCRTI; encoded by the coding sequence ATGAATTCATGTGAACTATTATTTTTATTACAAAAAGAAGCTTCCAATCTATCTTCTGGGTATTTAGCAAGGGTTAATAAAAAAGAAACAGGAGATATTCAGGCTCCTCGTGGGAGTCTTCAGTATAATATTGAATATCTTGCAAGGTATAACCGTAAGAAATTTTCTGAGCTAAAAGAAAGAGATTGTTCAGAAATATCTGAGGAGATTGACATTGGAAAGCTTGAAGATTTTACTTTCAGGATTAACAAGTATATGGATGAGTATGCTCCCAATCAAAGTGATTTGAAGGAATATACTCGTATTATTTCCACATATCTGACTTTTATAGTGAAAGAACCACTCCATCCACCAGGAATGTACATAAATGAAAATCAGACGATTTTTGAAAATGATGGCGTTTATTACTGTCCTGCAAAGAGTAAGCATATATTAGAAGAAATGTCCCTGTGCAAATACTGTGTTTGCAGGACAATATAA
- a CDS encoding DUF1638 domain-containing protein codes for MPVLSIVSCEILQDEIIWIFENDFQIKKILIVQNDNISEFTEKLDEQQICYDIVPFEELPQMLKDVDQDELTVVVNMLELGLHIVPKKLKSEVYQNIRKMTHFSNGLLLFYGLCGNVLGNVEEDFCLEKDGCVVRILRDDERIVDDCIGATVGGCANYLKLLKEHSKEPAFFFTPMYANSWREFEVSGIDYNSNPEEALKMGKMINDLGGYSRVAKVNTGLEYTKDIDEKIEEYAKLFGYSIFEICGSQELFEKCYRSIKDEIKNKTV; via the coding sequence ATGCCTGTATTAAGCATAGTAAGTTGTGAAATACTTCAAGATGAAATTATCTGGATTTTTGAAAACGATTTTCAGATCAAGAAAATTCTAATTGTACAAAATGATAATATCTCAGAATTTACTGAAAAACTTGACGAACAGCAAATTTGTTACGATATTGTTCCTTTTGAAGAGCTGCCACAAATGCTTAAAGATGTTGATCAGGATGAACTAACTGTTGTAGTTAACATGCTGGAGCTCGGACTTCATATAGTACCAAAAAAATTGAAATCTGAAGTTTATCAAAACATAAGAAAAATGACACACTTTTCCAACGGATTACTCCTTTTTTATGGTCTTTGTGGTAACGTTCTGGGTAACGTGGAAGAAGATTTCTGCCTGGAAAAAGATGGTTGTGTCGTGAGAATACTCAGAGATGACGAAAGGATTGTTGATGACTGCATAGGAGCAACTGTCGGAGGTTGTGCAAATTACTTAAAATTACTAAAAGAACATAGTAAAGAGCCTGCATTCTTTTTCACACCTATGTATGCCAATTCATGGAGAGAATTCGAAGTTTCAGGTATTGATTATAATTCTAATCCTGAGGAAGCATTGAAGATGGGAAAAATGATCAATGACCTGGGCGGATACTCAAGGGTTGCAAAGGTCAATACAGGACTTGAATACACAAAAGATATCGACGAAAAGATAGAGGAATATGCAAAGCTATTCGGATATAGCATCTTCGAGATATGTGGTAGTCAGGAACTCTTCGAGAAATGCTATCGCTCGATAAAGGATGAAATAAAGAACAAGACCGTTTAA
- a CDS encoding DUF1638 domain-containing protein: MLEDELVNVLSTDPGIKHLFVVENRNSSRFIQKLKSENLRPFVFSSDRLYPLVSESNRHSPNIFMRIFSKIPVFRQTCDLFNRNKQQELTVVVNLLTKDLHEYPDKLQSEVYLNAREMSQMSDGILIFYGKCGYSSEKVQNDLQRLNCPVYFLRDNERNLVDDCISVALGGNDAYTKTKELGKGVFYATPMWLSDMNKENFRSTPSYKEYARYLRNPDYAFLIKINNQIYKDNTYHENASEFAKEFDMEIINTNGTMDIAINSYMETKTGISESDSC, from the coding sequence ATGCTTGAAGATGAATTAGTTAATGTTCTCTCAACAGACCCTGGAATTAAACATTTGTTTGTGGTAGAAAACAGAAACAGTTCCCGATTTATACAAAAACTTAAATCTGAGAATCTCAGGCCTTTTGTGTTTTCTTCTGATAGGCTATACCCTCTTGTTTCAGAAAGCAATAGACATTCACCTAATATTTTCATGAGGATATTTTCAAAGATTCCAGTCTTCAGGCAAACATGTGATTTGTTCAATCGAAATAAACAACAGGAATTAACGGTTGTTGTTAATCTCCTGACAAAAGATTTACATGAATATCCTGATAAGTTGCAGTCTGAAGTATATCTGAATGCCAGAGAAATGTCACAAATGTCAGATGGCATCCTTATCTTCTATGGGAAATGTGGCTATAGTTCTGAAAAAGTGCAGAACGATTTGCAGAGGCTAAATTGCCCTGTTTATTTTCTGAGAGACAATGAAAGAAATCTTGTTGATGACTGTATTAGCGTAGCACTTGGTGGTAACGATGCATACACGAAAACCAAGGAACTAGGAAAAGGCGTCTTCTATGCAACCCCAATGTGGCTTTCCGATATGAATAAAGAGAACTTCAGATCTACCCCATCTTATAAGGAATACGCTAGATATCTAAGAAACCCTGATTATGCTTTTCTTATCAAGATCAACAATCAAATTTATAAAGATAATACTTACCATGAGAATGCTTCTGAATTTGCAAAAGAGTTTGACATGGAGATTATTAACACTAATGGGACGATGGATATAGCCATCAATTCATATATGGAAACTAAAACAGGTATTTCCGAGAGTGACAGTTGCTAA
- a CDS encoding winged helix-turn-helix domain-containing protein encodes MSELISESSSTSLEKEIRALRLELNEFRNEVTTGKTHSLLNEFKNQCAGDFLNASLGNNLNSIRNESNECTMWDHCEPVFTEYFDSLSGFAIKGELSDDNVSSIRNKFGQMKERAAEESKKCLNCFQHAETCFETQIEMLQEMGFCKPDNGDIQVQDLPEDQISILIGDALSSAARVQILKALHDDAKSFTALSKLTKLRGGNLLFHLDKLQSKGLIRQREERGEYQITLQGLNLMNSLIDVTKAMSFRV; translated from the coding sequence GTGAGTGAATTAATATCGGAATCATCAAGCACTTCATTGGAAAAAGAAATTCGTGCTCTTCGCCTGGAGCTTAATGAATTCAGAAATGAAGTTACAACGGGTAAAACACATTCATTGCTCAATGAATTCAAGAATCAATGCGCTGGAGATTTTCTCAATGCTTCTCTTGGAAATAACTTAAACAGCATCAGGAATGAGTCAAATGAGTGTACAATGTGGGACCATTGCGAACCTGTTTTCACTGAGTACTTTGACAGTTTATCTGGTTTTGCGATAAAAGGGGAGCTATCAGACGATAACGTTTCAAGTATAAGGAACAAGTTTGGCCAAATGAAGGAACGTGCTGCAGAGGAATCCAAAAAGTGTCTTAATTGCTTCCAACATGCTGAAACATGTTTTGAGACCCAGATCGAAATGTTGCAAGAAATGGGTTTTTGTAAACCCGATAACGGGGATATACAAGTTCAAGATCTTCCCGAAGACCAGATCTCCATTTTGATAGGGGATGCATTGAGTAGTGCCGCCAGAGTCCAGATCCTTAAAGCATTACATGATGATGCTAAATCGTTCACTGCACTTTCAAAACTCACAAAACTTCGTGGTGGAAATCTCCTATTCCATCTTGATAAATTACAAAGCAAAGGATTGATACGCCAACGTGAGGAACGAGGCGAATATCAAATCACTTTGCAAGGTCTCAATCTCATGAACTCCCTAATAGATGTTACAAAAGCAATGTCCTTTAGGGTATAA
- a CDS encoding radical SAM protein — translation MNSCELFNINRDRKKKQSRIIPMTKYSPLIAAKAVWQLRIRKQPFVLSHAINSRCNMKCSFCEYWKTEGEEMELTDIFKLLDQARAFGILVYNAWTVEPLLREDLPEILAYAKQLGMVTSLITNGLLLEKRIGELKDLDYLSVSVDGTSSYKDIRGISLDRIMPGILKARDMIRNPLLLNCVISGKNLDDIEELITMAKELDVKISFEPLYEFKGIDRDTWENMGIRDTEKYRKTVGRIMEMKKEGYPIINSYTYLEMIRDLRTEFICHANDIILNVTADGTIENCRVHRAPIGHIDDGIANVWKNTRELRKDMAYKCKKCLFSGYVENSLMYNFNLEVAQHYELM, via the coding sequence ATGAATTCATGTGAACTTTTTAACATAAACAGGGATAGAAAGAAGAAACAATCCCGAATAATCCCCATGACCAAATACTCACCCCTCATTGCAGCAAAGGCTGTCTGGCAGCTGCGAATAAGAAAACAACCCTTTGTATTATCGCACGCCATCAATTCCAGATGCAACATGAAATGCTCTTTTTGCGAATACTGGAAAACAGAGGGAGAGGAGATGGAGCTCACGGATATATTTAAACTCCTTGATCAGGCAAGGGCTTTCGGGATACTTGTCTATAATGCATGGACCGTAGAACCCCTTTTGAGAGAGGACCTGCCTGAGATACTGGCCTATGCGAAGCAGCTGGGAATGGTGACCTCGCTCATCACCAACGGCCTGCTACTTGAAAAAAGGATAGGTGAACTGAAGGACCTTGACTACCTCTCAGTTTCTGTGGATGGGACATCCAGCTACAAGGACATAAGAGGCATCAGTCTTGACAGGATCATGCCAGGTATCCTGAAAGCCAGAGATATGATCAGGAATCCGCTTCTGTTGAACTGTGTCATCAGTGGTAAAAACCTAGATGATATTGAAGAACTCATAACCATGGCTAAGGAGCTTGATGTCAAAATATCATTCGAGCCCCTGTACGAATTTAAGGGAATAGATAGGGATACCTGGGAAAACATGGGGATAAGGGATACTGAGAAGTACCGCAAGACTGTGGGCAGGATAATGGAAATGAAAAAAGAAGGTTATCCTATCATCAATTCCTACACATACCTAGAAATGATCCGTGACCTCAGGACGGAGTTCATCTGTCATGCCAATGACATAATACTGAACGTAACCGCAGACGGAACTATCGAGAACTGCAGAGTGCATCGAGCACCAATTGGTCATATCGATGACGGGATTGCAAATGTATGGAAGAATACGAGGGAACTCAGAAAGGACATGGCATACAAATGTAAGAAATGCCTTTTTTCTGGTTACGTTGAGAACAGCCTTATGTACAATTTCAACCTGGAAGTTGCGCAACACTATGAATTGATGTAG